In one window of Drosophila mauritiana strain mau12 chromosome X, ASM438214v1, whole genome shotgun sequence DNA:
- the LOC117146568 gene encoding UPF0472 protein C16orf72 homolog — protein sequence MQQQPESGGEESWLEEQCHREIHGQHDEYEREFVRQRDNNLGTVWGAFQDSATAVAQLYRERSSNTFSSDTGALWLPFQTAAGTVTTLYKESCDGLKRTSDAAIQCGYQRRTRELADWARSKKRRMIRREDLLAYLAGKPLPPSNSNPHANRRSPKPEHHHQSGSGGSGLGFHGSGLGLTGGPLTAAGGGHLLSAGAAGGRQEVTGGAPGGGIGDDLHTFKEALVLRPRGPELFAFVANEIARHCKRPGSPIDDKMDICHYSSKRQRFM from the exons ATGCAACAACAACCGGAGTCCGGAGGCGAGGAGAGCTGGCTGGAGGAGCAGTGTCACCGAGAAATCCACGGTCAGCACGATGAATACGAACGGGAGTTTGTGCGTCAGCGGGATAACAATCTGGGCACTGTTTGGGGAGCATTCCAGGATTCGGCCACCGCCGTTGCCCAGCTGTACAGAG AACGCTCATCGAACACATTTTCCTCGGATACAGGCGCCCTTTGGCTGCCCTTCCAGACCGCAGCTGGCACTGTGACAACACTCTACAAAG AATCATGTGATGGTCTCAAACGCACCAGCGACGCTGCCATTCAATGCGGCTACCAAAGACGCACTCGCGAATTGGCCGATTGGGCGCGTAGCAAAAAACGCCGCATGATACGTCGCGAGGATCTGTTGGCCTATTTGGCCGGAAAGCCACTACCGCCATCCAACTCAAATCCACATGCCAATCGTCG CTCACCGAAGCCGGAGCATCACCACCAGAGCGGCAGTGGTGGCTCTGGCCTGGGATTCCACGGCTCCGGACTGGGCCTGACCGGTGGTCCGCTCACAGCTGCCGGCGGTGGGCACTTGCTGTCCGCCGGAGCAGCCGGTGGCCGTCAGGAGGTAACGGGCGGTGCCCCCGGCGGCGGAATCGGCGATGACTTGCACACGTTCAAGGAGGCCTTGGTTTTGCGTCCCCG TGGCCCGGAACTATTCGCATTTGTCGCCAACGAAATCGCGCGACACTGCAAGCGTCCCGGGAGTCCCATCGACGACAAAATGGACATTTGCCACTACAGTAGTAAACGCCAGCGCTTCATGTAA
- the LOC117146569 gene encoding NECAP-like protein CG9132 — translation MEYESVLIVKPEVFIYKIPPRASNRGYRAGDWNLKEPTWTGRMRLVAKGTAVILKLEDKTSGALFANCPIDTYPGVAIEAVSDSSRYFVIRVQDDNGRSAFLGLGFGDRSDSFDLNVALQDHFKWVKNQEQIEKEKTEPKQELDLGFKEGETIKINMRITKKDGSEGSSRTGKNKGSSGVLPPPPGGLGKIAPPPAAAPATTVRQSPGVSPAHRPAAGGSEWTDYASAGGNQGQQNASNANWVQF, via the exons ATGGAATACGAAAGTGTGCTGATCGTGAAGCCGGAGGTGTTTATCTACAAAATACCGCCCCGTGCGAGCAATCGAGGCTACAG AGCGGGAGATTGGAACTTAAAGGAGCCCACCTGGACGGGCAGGATGCGACTGGTGGCCAAGGGCACCGCCGTCATCCTCAAGCTGGAGGACAAGACCAGTGGTGCCCTGTTCGCCAACTGCCCCATCGACACATATCCCGGCGTGGCCATCGAGGCGGTTTCCGACAGCTCCCGCTACTTTGTCATCCGCGTGCAGGACGATAATGGACGGTCGGCATTCCTGGGCCTCGGCTTCGGCGATCGATCCGATTCGTTCGATCTGAATGTGGCGCTGCAGGACCACTTCAAGTGGGTGAAGAACCAGGAGCAGATCGAGAAGGAGAAGACGGAGCCCAAGCAGGAGCTGGATCTGGGATTCAAGGAGGGCGAGACCATCAAGATCAACATGAGGATAACG AAAAAGGATGGCTCCGAGGGATCCTCGCGCACTGGCAAGAACAAAGGCTCCTCGGGCGTGCTGCCACCGCCGCCCGGTGGCCTTGGAAAGATCGCTCCGCCACCGGCCGCCGCCCCAGCCACGACGGTACGGCAAAGTCCCGGCGTTTCGCCCGCCCACAGACCCGCCGCTGGAGGATCCGAATGGACCGACTACGCATCAGCCGG CGGCAACCAAGGACAACAGAACGCGTCCAACGCCAACTGGGTGCAGTTCTAG
- the LOC117147595 gene encoding exosome complex component RRP45, which yields MFMNSNLFEPGKSKPERSFVQLAVKQNQRLDGRRSNESRDVELTFGSDWGSVVVSMGDTQVMAQVTCEMGPPALSRPNEGKIHLNVLLGGVAFLDEAYNTHDQRSLKLNSLLERTFRSSRSIDLESLCVAAEKHVWCIRVNVNVINHDGNLYDASSIATLAALMHFRRPDVTYKDGELRIFKQNEREFMPLLFHHYPVSVTYCVYKSSGQPILDPTLLEENAADSVIVLSFNSYQELCSLTAGGTTPTNAPTVMQCARNAAARCKSLLDFVRKALALDEERRSQGDRSVDGLVGLILNTEHKLSYNKLMGIQKQRQQQPPPSENIELDNESSETPVANEEPSNEEGAGAPMDTSDWLPHDEDSQELPMRSEASPSKAGKYKTNKKTRPRKQNHSDSEEEARQFI from the exons ATGTTCATGAACTCCAATCTCTTCGAGCCGGGTAAATCGAAGCCGGAGCGGAGCTTCGTCCAATTGGCGGTGAAGCAAAACCAGCGCCTCGATGGCCGGCGCTCCAACGAGAGCCGCGATGTGGAGCTGACCTTCGGCTCGGATTGGGGCTCCGTGGTGGTGTCCATGGGCGACACGCAGGTAATGGCCCAAGTGACCTGCGAAATGGGCCCGCCGGCCTTGTCTCGCCCCAACGAGGGCAAGATCCACCTGAACGTGCTCCTTGGCGGCGTTGCTTTTCTGGACGAGGCGTATAACACACATGACCAGCGATCGCTAAAACTGAACTCCCTGCTCGAGAGGACCTTCCGCAGCTCTAGAAGCATCGATCTGGAATCTCTGTGCGTGGCCGCCGAGAAGCATGTGTGGTGCATCCGTGTCAACGTCAATGTGATCAATCACGACGGGAATCTGTATG ACGCCAGCTCCATAGCCACTTTGGCTGCATTGATGCACTTTCGCCGACCGGACGTCACGTACAAGGACGGTGAACTGCGCATCTTTAAGCAAAATGAGCGGGAATTCATGCCACTGCTATTCCACCACTATCCCGTCAGTGTAACCTACTGTGTTTACAAGAGCAGCGGGCAACCAATACTGGATCCTACgctgctggaggagaacgCCGCCGATTCGGTGATTGTCCTGAGCTTTAACTCCTATCAGGAGCTGTGCAGCCTGACTGCCGGAGGCACTACACCCACAAATGCCCCCACCGTCATGCAGTGTGCCCGCAATGCGGCAGCTCGTTGCAAGTCCCTGCTGGATTTCGTACGCAAAGCTTTGGCGCTGGACGAAGAGCGTCGATCGCAGGGCGATCGATCGGTCGATGGACTGGTGGGACTGATTTTAAATACGGAGCACAAGCTGAGCTACAACAAACTGATGGGCATCCAgaagcagcggcagcagcaacctCCGCCAAGCGAGAACATAGAGTTGGATAACGAGAGCAGTGAGACGCCTGTGGCCAACGAAGAGCCGTCCAATGAGGAAGGAGCTGGCGCTCCCATGGACACCAGCGACTGGCTGCCTCACGATGAGGACTCCCAGGAACTGCCCATGCGCTCGGAAGCAAGCCCATCGAAGGCAGGCAAATACAAGACGAACAAAAAGACACGACCGCGGAAGCAAA ATCACAGCGACTCCGAGGAGGAAGCCAGGCAATTCATCTAG
- the LOC117147596 gene encoding histone deacetylase complex subunit SAP30 homolog: protein MNNGFSTGEEDSRGHTDQTCCLIDDMERCRNQAGYASYSKRIQKTVAQKRLKLSSDPAAQHIYICDHHKERIQSVRTKRRRKDSEDDSNETDTDLHEFPDLYQLGVSTLRRYKRHFKVQTRQGMKRAQLADTIMKHFKTIPIKEKEIITFFVYMVKMGSNKLDQKNGLGNDTT from the exons ATGAACAACGGATTCAGCACCGGTGAAGAGGACAGTCGCGGGCACACGGACCAAACGTGCTGCCTAATCGACGACATGGAGCGCTGTCGCAACCAGGCTGGCTACGCCAGCTACTCCAAGCGCATCCAGAAGACGGTGGCCCAGAAGCGGCTCAAGCTCAGCAGCGATCCGGCCGCGCAGCACATCTACATCTGTGACCACCACAAGGAGCGCATCCAGTCGGTGCGCACCAAGCGACGGCGCAAGGACAGCGAGGACGACAGCAACGAGACGGACACGGACCTGCACGAGTTCCCCGATCTCTACCAGCTGGGCGTGAGCACGCTGCGACGCTACAAGCGCCACTTCAAGGTCCAAACGAGGCAGGGCATGAAGCGGGCGCAGCTGGCGGAT ACAATTATGAAACACTTCAAGACAATACCCATCAAGGAGAAGGAGATCATCACGTTCTTCGTGTACATGGTGAAGATGGGCTCGAATAAGCTGGACCAGAAGAATGGCCTTGGCAACGACACCACCTGA